In Nitrospira sp., one genomic interval encodes:
- the gmk gene encoding guanylate kinase — protein MTNVASPSHDKPAPARRGILFVISAPSGAGKTTLCKQLATKVPGLWHSVSYTTRKPRPGEVDGQDYYFLDEASFRQMIDRNEFIEWAHVYGNLYGTPRKMLADKMEQGIDVLLEIDVQGARSVKKKFEDAVYIFILPPSFDALRTRLQTRAGDAPEEIQRRLQKAKEEVWSYREYYYIVRNDDLKQSLKELESIFLAERTKTKRLNMAWLEEKFILDKEGKPGNSSVPSVSKEHTNHG, from the coding sequence ATGACCAACGTTGCCTCTCCCTCTCACGACAAACCGGCACCGGCGCGACGCGGTATCTTGTTCGTCATCTCGGCTCCCTCCGGCGCAGGGAAGACGACGCTCTGCAAACAACTGGCTACCAAGGTTCCCGGCCTCTGGCATTCGGTATCCTACACGACGCGCAAACCGAGGCCCGGAGAGGTGGACGGACAAGACTATTATTTTCTCGATGAAGCATCTTTCCGTCAGATGATCGACCGGAACGAATTCATCGAGTGGGCGCATGTCTATGGCAACCTGTACGGTACTCCGCGCAAGATGCTGGCCGACAAGATGGAGCAGGGGATCGATGTCCTTCTTGAGATCGACGTGCAGGGAGCCCGCTCGGTCAAGAAGAAATTCGAAGATGCCGTCTACATCTTTATTCTTCCTCCGTCCTTTGACGCGCTGCGGACCAGGTTGCAGACCAGGGCAGGGGACGCGCCCGAGGAGATTCAGCGGCGGCTTCAAAAGGCGAAAGAAGAGGTCTGGAGCTATCGGGAATACTATTACATCGTCCGCAACGACGATTTGAAACAGTCGCTCAAGGAACTCGAAAGCATTTTTCTCGCCGAGCGCACCAAGACCAAGCGCCTCAACATGGCGTGGTTGGAGGAAAAATTTATTCTCGACAAGGAGGGGAAGCCGGGGAATTCCTCCGTACCCTCCGTATCAAAGGAGCACACGAACCATGGTTGA
- a CDS encoding YicC family protein, whose translation MIRSMTGYGKKESTAQRIAVTAEIRSVNHRFLEVAVRLPRSLTSLEEQVRKTVQQHCLRGRVDVSVSLHTSGGSLKTVEVDQTLANQYHTALKKLQKGLGLRGKVDVSTLAGFRDILSISEEAVDTAQVSKAVVKAVGGALLELDRMRRREGEALADDLRSHLEAIRTAKAAVAEKAPRLAQAAFERMKARLQALLQGDLPDQARLHQELALYADRSDISEELVRLESHMLQFGHTLHSKESVGKTLEFLLQEMGREVNTIGSKANDAEIAALVVHMKAELEKLREQVQNVE comes from the coding sequence ATGATACGCAGCATGACCGGGTACGGCAAAAAGGAGAGCACCGCGCAGCGCATTGCGGTCACCGCTGAAATCCGTTCCGTCAACCACCGGTTTCTCGAAGTCGCCGTGCGCCTGCCTCGATCCCTCACCTCGCTGGAAGAACAGGTGCGCAAGACCGTGCAGCAGCACTGCCTCCGCGGCAGGGTCGACGTATCCGTCTCGCTGCACACCAGTGGCGGCAGTCTCAAGACGGTCGAGGTCGATCAAACGCTCGCCAACCAGTACCATACCGCGCTGAAGAAATTGCAAAAGGGGTTGGGGCTTCGCGGGAAGGTGGATGTGTCGACGTTGGCCGGGTTTCGGGACATTCTCTCCATATCGGAAGAGGCGGTCGATACGGCACAGGTGAGTAAGGCTGTCGTGAAAGCCGTCGGCGGAGCGCTGCTTGAATTGGATCGCATGCGTCGACGCGAAGGCGAGGCCTTGGCCGACGATCTGAGGTCTCACCTGGAGGCCATCCGTACGGCCAAAGCAGCCGTGGCGGAAAAGGCCCCGCGCCTGGCTCAAGCAGCTTTTGAGCGCATGAAGGCCCGACTGCAAGCCCTCTTGCAAGGCGACCTGCCGGACCAAGCTCGTCTCCATCAAGAGTTGGCGCTCTATGCCGACCGATCGGACATCTCGGAAGAATTAGTCAGACTTGAGTCACATATGCTACAGTTCGGCCACACCTTGCACAGCAAGGAATCTGTGGGAAAGACCCTCGAGTTTTTGCTGCAGGAAATGGGTCGAGAAGTGAATACGATCGGCTCTAAGGCGAATGACGCGGAGATCGCCGCCTTGGTCGTCCACATGAAGGCCGAACTGGAAAAACTGCGGGAACAAGTGCAAAATGTCGAATGA
- a CDS encoding DNA-directed RNA polymerase subunit omega, whose product MLSLLPEYTPGEFDSRHRLVIIAAQRAKHLVQGARSSGPSKFAKETSIALDEVMQHKVSFLCGKEARDAIKESKRVKEGETERMAMMTGEDAKEIKKELSNYVDDTAKPAAAEGEE is encoded by the coding sequence ATGTTGTCGCTGTTGCCGGAATACACCCCCGGTGAATTTGATTCACGCCACCGCCTCGTCATTATCGCCGCGCAGCGGGCGAAGCATCTTGTCCAGGGTGCGCGATCGAGCGGCCCGTCGAAATTCGCCAAAGAGACCAGTATCGCTCTCGATGAAGTGATGCAGCACAAGGTGTCGTTTCTCTGCGGCAAGGAAGCCCGCGACGCCATCAAGGAATCAAAGCGCGTCAAGGAAGGCGAGACCGAACGCATGGCCATGATGACCGGCGAAGACGCCAAGGAAATCAAAAAGGAGCTCAGTAACTACGTGGACGACACCGCGAAGCCCGCTGCCGCGGAGGGCGAGGAGTAG